The DNA region AGAGTTATATTAAAGATAGTAGGAGATGAAAAAGATTTAGATAATTTATTAAAGAATGAAACTCAAAAGGAATTAGCACAATGAAGCAATTGGCAATAATCATATTTCTCATAACATCTTTATATTCACACGAAGCAAACTGCACGGATATGTTTGGACTTATTTTTAATAAAAATTTAAGTGACACTGAAACGGCTAAATATATAAAATACTACATAGATGATCTCGGATGCGATGCTAATGCTAGTATAAATTTACCGAATTTCACAATGAAAGCCAGTTTATTAGAATTTGCATATAGCGCAAATAAGCCTAAAAGTATTGATGAGATTTTAGAAAAAGGTGCAGTACCTAATGTATGGTTGGCTGGTTCAATAGGATTAGACTTTTTGCTTTTTTTTGAAGAAAATGGTGTTAAGTTAGAAGGGCAGTCACCAAGCCCTGAGCTACTAGAATTTATAAAAACTCAAAAATATAAAGAATTTAAAGAAGAGAAATTTAAGCTAATCAAAAAACTCCTAGAACATGGGCAAGATCCAAAAGGCTATATCCTTTTACAGAAAGTATTAACGCTTGTAAATGATGAAGAGGTTTTAGATAATTTATTAAAGAATGAGACTCAAAAGGAATTAGCGCAATGAAGCAATTGGCAATAATCATATTTCTCATAACATCTTTATATTCACATACAATAAGTTGTGCTGATATGTTTAACATAATAGCTGATGAAAATATAAGCGACAATGATACAAGAAAAAATATTGAGGAATATATTAAAAAATATGAATGTGCGACAGATATAACTTTGAAAAATGAAAAACTTTCTAATAGAACATATGATTTGCTCGAATTTGCACATGATTATAAAAAGAATGAGACTTTTGATCTGCTTTTAAATAATGGTGCTAAGCCAAATATGCAATTAGCTACATCAATAGGATTTGACTTTGCATTTTTCTTTAGGGAAAATGGTGTTGGTATAGACAATAAAAAAGCTAGTCCTAAACTACTAGAATTTATAAAAACTCAAAAATATAAAGAATTTAAAGAAGAGAAATTTAAATTAATCAAAAGACTATTAGATTATGGACAAGACCCAAAAGATTATGGCTTCTTAAAAAACATATTAATGCTTATAAATGATGAAAAAGATCTAGAAAAAATATTAAACAGAAAGAATAAGTAGTGGATTTTTTAAATATAAATAAAAAGAAGTTAGATATAAAAAATAAAAATAATGAAATAGTAGGTGTTGATAAAAAAAGCAAATATGGGGATGCAACAAGAGCAATAAAAGCTACTGGTGGTGCATTTGGTACTATTGCTGGACCTGGTGGTTTTGTTTATGAGAAAGCTGCTGATATGGCCGAAAGGCAGATTGATATCACAAAAGATAAAGACTACAGAGAATTTAAAGAAATTAAAAAAATGGATCAAGTGGAGTGGTTTAAAAACTATCGTAACCTCACCGACACCGATATTGAAATGTTTGAAAAAGTATTACAACAAGAAGAAGAAAACGAAAAAAGATTGAAAGAGCAACAAATGGACAAAAATTTAACATCGCCAACATCATCACTGACTAAGCCTGTCATGCTAGCATCTAGCAATTCAGTGGCAACAGACGGCTTTGTGGACTACGGCGTATCTAACGATACCTTCTCGACTCTTCAAATAGCAAACGAGTCAAACGATAAATTTATCGTTACACGTGCAGATATTTATGAAAATTTAGAAAGTATATTTAGCATAGAGTGCTTTGCCTATATAAATTTGGTAAAAAACCCGCTTTATGAAAATTTAGACACCATCTACAATAACGATAAAAGTTACTCAAGCATATATAAATATCTTGATAAAAGTATAAAGCTAAGCATAAAAAGGCCATCTTCAACAAATAAAAATATCGTTCCAGATGGTAGCTCAAACGATATGCACTTTAGCGGAATAGTAAGCGATGTAGAGTATCTTGGCGTAGACGATGAGACTAGTACAAATATAGATAAAAAATACTTCTTTAAATTTAAGCTAACTTCGCCATTATATAGACTAAGCATAAATAGAGCAAATAGAATTTATACAGACCAGAGTATTTTAGAAGTAGTAAAAGATATTTTAGCTTTTAATAAACAAAGACTAACCAAAGAGCTGGACTTCTCAAATATCAAAAATAACTACAACAAGAGAGAATTTATAGCCCAGTACAATGAGAGCGACCTAGCCTTTATAACAAGACTTTGCCATGATAGCGGTATATATTTTTATGAAGACAATGAAAGAATTTACTTTCATGATACATTTATACTAGCTTATAGCAATCAAAATGAAAATTTTACTTCAAGTGATACAAGCAGTGGCAAGGAAGCTAGAAAAGTAAGCTTTAATGTAAATTTGAATAATAATCTAGCAACCGAACACATAAATAAAATAACAAAGAGCGAGACGCTAAAGGCAAATAGCTTTACGCACTCTTTTCAAAATACAGCCTATCCAAATGTACTAGAGAGTAAAAATGAAAAGATATTTGACGAGCAGGTAAATATCTATGACAAGCATATAAATTTAGATGAGTATTCATTTAGTGATACTAGCTTGCTTGAAGTTAGCACCTACCTTAAAAAACTAAGAAGCGATATGCTTTTAAAAGAATTTACCGCTAGCTCAAATGTATTTGCACTAAATTTAAATGATAATATCTCGGTAGCCATTGACGCTAGCAAGAGTGAATATGAGTTTAAAATAATAGCTTTAAAGCATACTTATATCGATGAGAGCGTTTTAGAAAATACTTTAAATTTAGGCGATAATGTCCCATTTAAAGATAAAAAATTTATAAGCTCATACACAAATGAGATAAGTATCATTCCAAGTAGTGTGAAATTTGTCCCAAGCTACAAGCAAAAGCCAAAAGCACCAGACATCACGCTAGGTCTTGTAGTCGGTCAAGATGGACTAAATAGCCAAAATAACACGATCCATACTGATAGCTATGGTAGGGTAAAGGTGAGGTTAAATGCTTTTAGTACGCAAGAGATAATCGATAAAGACGACGCTATCAACGCAAGCTATCACAAGAGCGCTTATCTAAGAGTGATAACGCCTATTGCTAGCAATAGCTCAGGCTTTTTTGCCATACCAAGGATCGGCGATGAGGTTATCATCTCTTTTTTACAAAACGATATAGACAACCCAGTGGTAAGTGGTAGCCTATATAATGCCTCAAATACGCCACTTGTAAATGTGGATAGTAACTATCACCAAACATCTCTTAGCTCAAAAACAATTGGTGCAAATGAGACCGGTATAAACGAGATCACTTTATCAAATTTAAAAAATAAAGAGCAAATTTATGTAAAAGCAGAAAAGGACTATGACGAGCTTGTAAATAACGACTTTTCTCAAACAATACTAAATGACAAAAGCTCACAGGTGCATGGAAGTTATACTGAACGAGTAAAAAAAGCACACATTCAGACGATAGATCTAGCAAAAAATGTAAATGTCGGAGGCGAGTATCTAACAACAGTTGGACTTTCAAAAGATACAGTAGTGGGTGTCTCAAATACGCTAAACGTAGCTATTGATAATAACACAAGAGTAGGTCAAGATAGTCATGAATTTGTAGGACATGATAAATTTGTAGAAGTAAAATCAAATCTTAATACGACCATACATAACGATGAGATGAAAGAGGTAAAAGGCACAAAAGAGCAGAACATAGATGGTGGCTATAAACTAAATTCACAAAAAGGTATAAATGAATTTAGTAACGAGCATATCGTGCTTCAGGCAAATAGCTACATTGATATAAATGCTAAGTCAAATTTCACAACAAAAACAGCTGCCCAGCACACTGAGATAGCTGATTCAAAATTTAGCAATATAGAGACGACTTATGAGGTAAATGCCAAAGATAAGATAATCCATCAAGTAGGTAGCACAAAAGTAATGATAGAAGGATCAAGCGTCGTGATAGAAGTAGCTGGCGTAAAGGCGATATTTGATAGTAGAGGGCTAAGAGTTATCGGTGGAGATATAAAGGCTTTATAAGATCATATTTAAAGACTTACTTTGTATTTTAGTAGGTCTTTAAATTTTTAAATAAAATCAATCTCTGCTAAAACTAAAGCTAAGAATTTTAAAGGCAAAAGCTAAATTTTAGGGCTACGATAAAAGCTAGCCACACAAATTTTTCAACATTGTACCCCAGTACAATAGACAAGCCCTTCTAAAATTTATATAATTCATTCAGAATTTCAAATAATATAAACAATAAGGAGAACATGATGGCTAAAGAAGCCGGAGTAGTTAAAAGCGTAAATGGAGGAATAGCAAGAGCACTTAATGACTTAACAGGAGAGGTAAGACAATTAAGTGTAGGAGATATTGTATACCAAGGTGAAAAGATAGTTACAGAGGGTTCTAACTCTAAAGTAACAATAACTCAAACTGATGGTAAAGATATAACTTTAATAGGTAAAGATACTCTAACTCTAGATCAAGACTCTAACAATAACGAAACAGTAGCTGATATCTCAGCTTTACAACAAGCCATCTTAAAAGGAACAGATCTTAATGCTCTAGAAGAAACTGCTGCAGGTGGTCCACAAGCAGGTGGTAATGGTGGAGATGGCGTAAGTTTATCTTCTACTAGCTTTGCAGAAGGAGGCCACATTAGTAACATAAATGCTAATGTAGGAAGCATAGATGCTTTAGCTCTAGCAGCAGGTGGAGATAATAGCTTTGGTGTAAGTGGAGGAAGTGCTGTTGGAGCTGGAGCTGGAGCAACAGGACCTACTTTACCAGCAGGAAGTATAAAAATTCCATTGTCAGCTTATACAGGAGAGGATGTATCATCAGGATTATTAACTTCATTTCACTCTTCTATACCTCATGGATACCACTTATATAGACATACTGATGGCAGAGATTATCTAACTCCTGACGATCCTACTGCTCCTAGTGCATTTGAATATAAAGAAGGTTGGTATGTAAGTAATGACGGTAAGCTAGCTATAGGTCAAGATAATGCTAAAGATCTAGCAGTAACTAGTGCAAATCAATCTTCAAACTATCCAGATGATGGCTCTGTAGCTAAGATAGTAGATCCTAGCCAAAATTTAAAAGTATTTGGCTCAGACACTCCTAACAACATAACAGTAGACAATACAAAAATAACATCTGTACGTGCGGGAGTTGGAGAAGATAATATTGATGTTAAGAATGGGGCTAAATTGTTGGAAATTTTTGGTGGCTCTGGAAGTGATGATATAACTGTAGAAAGCGGCTCTTTTGTAAATAAGTTATATGGTGATAATAAAACTCAAAACGATATACACGAGAAGCGTGTTCACCCGGATTTGGATATAGAAGATAAAGGTGCTGCAGCCGATACCATAAAAGTAACTGGAAATGGAACTAAAGTTAATTTTATAGGTGCTGGTGATGGAGATGATAATATAACTGTAGACAAAGGTGCTCAAGTAAAGCTTGTTTTAGCGGACGAAGGAAACGATAATGTAACCGTAAGTGATAGTGGAACTTACGTCAGTGCGATAAACGGTAGAGGTGGCGATGATACGATATTGGTAGAAAAAGGTGCAAAAGTCGATGGTATAGTTGGAAGATGGGGTAATGATAATATAACTATAACCGGAGCTGGCACTGTTGTAACAGAAAATGTAGAGGGCAACGAAGATAGCGATACTATTAAAATTTTAGACGGTGCAAGAGTAAAAGGATACGTTAGCGGCGGACGCGGCGAAAGTCCTAGCATATACGGCGGAGCTTCAGATTCCGATAAGGATAACGTTACTGTCGAAAACTCTACTGTTGAGGGAGTCGTAGAAGGCGGCGTATGGGGCGGTAATGACGGAATAAAAATTAAAAATTCTCATATAGGCGGGATATCCGGCGGAAACGGCGAAAATAAGATAGATATTTCAAATGTTACTAATTTAGATTCAAAGACTATTTGGGGCAATAAATTTAAAGATACCGTAAATATTGACGGAACCCTAAAAAATTCTACCATTATAACGGCCGATGGCGAGGATACAGTTAATATTAATGCCGGTGCGACAATAAATAATATTAATATAAATACTGGAGCCGACAAAGACACCGTAAATATCAATGCCAATATTACTGCTGATGTTGGCAAGCAATCAAATATTATGACCGAGGGCGGCATAGATAAAGTAAATATCGCTAGCGGCGTAACGCTTACCGGCACCGTTATTGATACCGGTGCCGGCGAAGAAACCATAAAGATTAACGACGGCAAAACGGCTAACGGCGATCGTATAGTATTTGATAGCTCCTCTTTAAAAACCGGAGCGGACAACGATATAGTAGAGGTTACCAATACTACGTTTATGAATAGCAACAATAGAGGTTTATCTGAGTTAAGAACAGAAGATGGAGACGATAAAATCACTATAAAAGAGGGAACTATATTCCAAGATAATTCAGTCATTACAGCTGGACGAGGCAACGATAAAGTATATCTGGAAAGCGGCGTTCAATTTAATAAAGCTGCCGTTTGGGCTGATGACGGAGATGACGAGATACATGTTAACGGAGCAGAATTTAACGGTCCTAGAGGTATAGGCGGCGTATCCGGCGGAGCTGGAAACGATAAAATTTTCATTAATGACGGAACTAAATTTACCGGCGGCTCTATACTAGGCGACGGTGGAGCTACGCTTGATCCTATAAATGGACCAGGAAATGACCAGATAACTATTTCAGGTACAAATACCGTTCTAGATAACGTAAATATAGATACCGGTGATGCTAATGCAGTTGGCGGAGCTAAAGATACCGTAAAAATCGAGGATGCACAACTTAAGTACACTAATATTAGGTCTGGTAATGGTAATGACGAGATAACCATAACTGGAAACGCAAATTTAACCGGCGGATATAACAGGAGCGGAAGCGGTGATGATACTATAACAGTAAGCGGCAATGCAATCTTAAATAACACGTATCTTCAAGGGGAACAAGGTAGTGATACTATAACTATAAGCGGCAACGTTAAGGCTAAAGGTGGTAATTTTAACACCGGAGCTGGAGCGGATGATAAGATAGAAATCAAAGATAATGCCGAGTTGGATGGCACTACATTACAGTTTGAAGGCGGTAAATCAACAGATAAAGCTACTCTAAACGTAACCGGAAACGCCGTACTAAAAGATGTATCTATACAGGCATCTTCATCTCTAGGCGAGCAATATATGAATTTCCATCAAAGCGGCGAAGCTAAAGTAAAAAGCCTTATGGGTAGCCAAAATAAAGACGTTATAGATATAGCGGGCGACTTTACTTATACTAACGTCAATCATCTTCAAACTCACGGCGGAGACGATGAGATAAAGATGCACGGCGGAGCTACAGTAAAAGTTAGTGTAGATATGGGTGATGGCAAAGATACTTTAACAATAGATAATGCTACATTTAAAGATTCTCTTGTGAATATGGACGGCGGTAACGACGAGATAAATATAAATGCCGGAGCAAATTTAACCGGCACAAGAATTTATACCGGTGACGGTAATGATACGGTGAATGTAAGAGGCGGTACGTTTAGCGAAGCAGAGATCGGACTAGACAAGGGTAAAAATGAAGTAAATATAGAGTCTGGCGCGGTATTTGGCGACCAAGATCCGAGTCTTTTCTATGGCGAGCATAAAACTTATATAAGATCAGATCATAGGGCTAGTCAAAATTCAGAAGATACCATAAACGTTAAAGCCGGCGCTACCGTCAAAAACGCCGAAATACAAACTTACGGTGGAGAAGATACTTTAAATATAGACGGTACGGTTATAAATTCGAATATAAAGTTAGGCTCAGGCAATGACACCGTCTCTATCGGTAAAAACGCAAGCATAGACGGCAGCTCTACTATCGACGGCGGAGCCGGATATGATACGTTAAAAGTCGCTGACGGCAGTATAGACTTTAGCAGAGTTAAGAATTTCGAAAAACTAGATTTAACCCAAGGCAATAACAATATAAATCTATCAGCTAAAGACGTTTTAGATATGACTGATAGCAACAATAAGCTAAGAATAGATGGTGATAACGGCGATAATGTAACGCTACAAGGCTGGATAAAGGATACTAATCTTACTTCTGATGGGTATACCGTCTATACAAAAGTAGAAGGAAGTCATACTGTAACCTTAGAAATTAAAGACGTAGTAGTACACGAGATTTAAAATTTAACTAATTACTTTAATCCCAAAGGAATTTCCTTTGGGATATTCTTTCTTGTCATTAAATTTTTATAATTGTTTGTCTTTTTAATCTATATAAAATAACCTTTTGTATATTTTTGTATAAATTTTCTGCAATAAAACATAAGACTATTTCAAGCTAAAATGATTAAGTAAATTTACAAACACCTAATAATAGTTTTATGGCTTATGGTCTGGTAAAAGCTATTATAAAGGCCTAAGCACTCTATAATTAATCGATATTCCACCTAACCAGCAACCTTCTTTTATCTTCGACGTTTAAATTTATAAAATCGATACCGAAGAGTTTGGTTAAATTTTCGCCCTTTAAAATTTGATCGGTTGCGCCGAATTCATATCCTAAGGGGCCGTTTAAAAGCAAGGTTTTATCCGCCGCCGCAAGCGCGTGATCGGGGTGATGCGAGGTAAAGATCACGCAGGTTTTTCGCTCGCTATTTAGCTTTTTGATTAGGCTTAAAACGGCGTTTTGATGAAAGACGTCGAGATAGGAAGTCGGCTCGTCCATGATTAGAATTTTGGGCCGTAGTACTAGCGAGCGAGCTATTAGAGCTAGCTGCATCATGCCGCCGCTTAGCTCGTCTACGTTTAAATTTAAATACTCGCTAATGCCTGCTATCCGTGCGGCTTCCTCGGCCATCGCCCTATCCTCTGCGCTCGGCCTTGAAAACATACCGACGTTTGCGTTTACGCCCATTAAAATCAGGTCTTTTACTTTAAAGCTAAAAGCGATATTTTCGCTTTGGGGCACGTATCCTACGAGTTTGGCACGCTCTTTGCTGCCAAGAGAGGCATGATCGCGGCCATCAATCAAAATTTGACCGCTTTTTACTTTTAAGAGTCCTAAAATAATCTTTAAAAACGTAGATTTACCTATACCGTTCGGGCCCAAAATCGCAAGCGTTTCGCCGCTTTTTAGGCTAAGGCTCAAATTTTGCAAAATTTGCTTCGCCCCGTAAGAAAAGCTTAAATTTTCTACGCTTAAGACCATCTTTTGCCCTTTTTAACGATGATGACGCCGATCATCGGAGCGCCTATAAGCGCGGTTAGGATACTTAGCGGGATTTCAGCCGAGCTCACGCTTCTAGCCGCGACGTCGGTTAGCATCAAAAATATCCCGCCTAAAATCGCCGAAATCGGAACTAGCTGCGAGTTATCGGAGCCGTAAATTAGCCTCGTAACATGCGGCATCAAAAGCCCTACCCAGCCGATAATACCGGCGATGGCTACGCTTGCGGCCGTTATCAGCGTAGCAAGTATGATAAAGATAAAGCCCAAAAATTTACTCTCGCCCAAAATGCTTGCATGTTCGCCGCCTAAGGATAAAATGTTTAGCTTCCAGCCCATTAGGCTCAAAAGCACAAGCCCGCTAATGCAAACGGGAGCAAGCGCTGCTACGTCGCTCCAAGATATGGCGCTTAGACTTCCCATCAGCCAGTAGACGATACTAGGAAGCTTTTCTTGCGTGTCGGCAACGTATTTGACAACCGAGATCAGCGCCTCAAAGATAGCGCCCGTGATAATGCCCGCAAGCACCAGCATGAGCTTTGAGTTTTTGTTTGCCAAAACACCCAACGCGTAAGCTATCATGACGGCTAAAAAACCGAAAACGAAAGCGCCTATTTGCGTGGCTACGGGGCTACCGAAGGCTAAAATGCAAACCACTGCGCCAAATCCAGCCCCGCTACCTACGCCCAGGATATTTGGGCTTACCAAAGGATTTGCAAACATCGCCTGAAATATCACGCCCGCTGCACTAAGGCTGGCGCCTATCAAAAACGCCGCTATCAGCCTAGGCAAGCGCAGATCGAATATCAAAGCGTAAAGCGTCTCTTTGTCGTTTTGATAATAGTCAATTAGCCCGTCAATAGAAATCCTACCCGCAAGCAGCGAAAAAACAACCGCAAAGACTAGCAAAAGCGATAAAAATAGATACTTTTTCATTATCTAAAAAGCTCGTAAAATTTGCTCTCGCCGTTTAGATCAAAGCGTAAAATTTGAGCTATCTCATCGTCACTTAGATCGTAGTCGTAGAGGAGCTTGTAGCTCTTTTTCATCTCTTCTTTTAAATTTATATGCGCCTGCCCCGAAAACAGCACGCTAAACCACGCCCAGCCCAAGTGCGATTCGCCCGTAGGCGGCTCCCACATATCGCCTCCCAGAGGCATTTTATAGACGGCTTTTTGTTTGACGGCTTTTACGTTTTTTAAAATTTTGTCGTTAAAAAAGTCCCGCGGAGTTAGCTCGTCGAAGTTGCTAAGCAAGATAACGTCCGGATTTTGAGCGAGAATTTCTTCTTTATTTAAAATTCTAAATCCCCCGAAATTCGCCGCATTTACTCCGCCGCTTAGCTTTATCTCGTAGTCGAAATACGTCCCGCCTCCTGCGGCCTCGTAGCTTTTATCTCGGCCGAATATAAAAAGAACCTTCGGTTTTTTGCTAAGCACTTTTACGAAATTTTCTATCTTAGCTCTTACCTCGGCTCTATTTTGTAAAATTTGTTCCGCTCTTTGCTCTTTTTCGTAAATTTTACCCAGCATCCCAAACCAAAAAAGCGGATCCTCCTCTGTGCCGCTTAAATTTACCAAAGCTACGTTTAGGCCTACTTTTCGCAGCGGCTCAATGATCTTTTCGCCTCTCATGCCCCATTGCACGACAAGATCGGGAGATAGTTTTAGTAGCTCCTCGATATTTGGGGTAAAATCCTCTCCTATACCGCCTGCGGGGATACTAGCCGCGCCTTTGATCATTTTTCCGAGCATTCCGCGCTCGATATTTTTCTTGGCCATCGGATGGACGGAGGCTAGGCGAGATACGTTGTTTTCGACGCTGAGGGAAAACGAAGCTAGCGGCACCGGAAACAGTGCTACGCTCTTAACGGAGCGGTCAAAGTAAAGCTTATTGCCGCTTTGATCGGTAAATTCAAGCGCGCCCAGCGTCGCTGCTAGTAGCAATAAAACGGATATGATTTTCCTCAAATTTGATCCTTAAATTTGTAAATTTTAGAGCTTTTGAGCGGGCCTGTTTAAAACCCGCTCGGCAAATTTAAAATTTAAAAGCTAGCCTTAAAGCCTAGTTTGAAATTTCTGCCCGGATTTATGAGCGGGTTGCTAGCGCTTCTAGGCTGGCTGATTAACTCGTAGCTTAGGCTTGGGGCGTATTCTTTGTCAAAGATATTTTCGACGCCGAAATTTAGGCTAAAATCTTTTAAGAAGCCTAGTTTGCCAAGGCTCTTGCCAAAGTATAGGTTATGTACGAAATATCCCGCTCGCTCGCGCTCTACGCTGTCGTCTATACGCGTCTTTCTCGCCGCCCAGTCGCCGCTATACTCTATGTACGAGTTTGCCAAAAACTCCGGCGAATAAGAAACGGCCACGTGTCCGCTAAGCGGAGCGATCTCGGGAAGCGGTTTGCCGGTTTGTTTATTTTTGCCGCGCGTGTAGGCGAGATTTGTTTTAAACTCCAAATTTGACAAAATTTTATAAGCGAGGTCAAATTCCGCTCCGCTTATCTTGGCTCTATTTACGTTTTGCGACTGATAGTAGGTCACGCCGCCGCTTTGCCAGTTTCGCTCTACGATCAGGTCTTTATAGTCTCCCGTGTAAAATATCAAATTTGATCTAAGCGCTTTATCCGTATAGCGAAGTCCGGCCTCGTAGGTAACGCCTTTTTCGATATTTAGATCAGGATTTGGCAGATACGCCTCGCTGCCTGAAAACGTAAGTATCGGAGCGACCTCGCCGCTCATAGGAGCTCTAAACGAAGTAGAAAAATTTCCCACGAACTCAAACCCCTGGGCGATAGGGTAAATAAGCCCTAGTCCGTAGCTGGCTCTGCCGTCTTTTCTATCGTTGGCGTTTTCGTATAGGGCTTTTACGGCGGGGCTCATCGAGCTATCCATATCAAAGGACGTTTTTATGCGGTCGTAGCGTAAATTCGCGCTTAAAATCGCATCGTTGCCAAATGCATACTCAAGCAAACCAAACCCAGCGACGTCAAGCTGTTTGGTTCTTAGCCTGTTGCGTACGCTAGGGCCTTTGTTTACGCTTTGATACACGCTATCCCAGTCTTCGTAATAAAAATCTACGCCGTAGGTTTGGGTTAGGTTGTCGCCTATAAATTTCCCGATAAATTTACCGCCGTAAACTTTCGGGCCGTTTACGTAGTTATCGACTTGTCTAGGCGAAAACGAGCCGATATACGGCCTTATATTTAGGTGCGTATAAAGCTCTCTGTAGTACAAGCTAGAATCTAATATAAATTTATCGTTTATGTTGCCTTCGTAGTTTAGCGCTACGTATTTTTCTCTAAGAGGCGCTTCTTTTATGTATTTTTGAAAACCTTTTTTATTCG from Campylobacter concisus includes:
- a CDS encoding retention module-containing protein produces the protein MAKEAGVVKSVNGGIARALNDLTGEVRQLSVGDIVYQGEKIVTEGSNSKVTITQTDGKDITLIGKDTLTLDQDSNNNETVADISALQQAILKGTDLNALEETAAGGPQAGGNGGDGVSLSSTSFAEGGHISNINANVGSIDALALAAGGDNSFGVSGGSAVGAGAGATGPTLPAGSIKIPLSAYTGEDVSSGLLTSFHSSIPHGYHLYRHTDGRDYLTPDDPTAPSAFEYKEGWYVSNDGKLAIGQDNAKDLAVTSANQSSNYPDDGSVAKIVDPSQNLKVFGSDTPNNITVDNTKITSVRAGVGEDNIDVKNGAKLLEIFGGSGSDDITVESGSFVNKLYGDNKTQNDIHEKRVHPDLDIEDKGAAADTIKVTGNGTKVNFIGAGDGDDNITVDKGAQVKLVLADEGNDNVTVSDSGTYVSAINGRGGDDTILVEKGAKVDGIVGRWGNDNITITGAGTVVTENVEGNEDSDTIKILDGARVKGYVSGGRGESPSIYGGASDSDKDNVTVENSTVEGVVEGGVWGGNDGIKIKNSHIGGISGGNGENKIDISNVTNLDSKTIWGNKFKDTVNIDGTLKNSTIITADGEDTVNINAGATINNININTGADKDTVNINANITADVGKQSNIMTEGGIDKVNIASGVTLTGTVIDTGAGEETIKINDGKTANGDRIVFDSSSLKTGADNDIVEVTNTTFMNSNNRGLSELRTEDGDDKITIKEGTIFQDNSVITAGRGNDKVYLESGVQFNKAAVWADDGDDEIHVNGAEFNGPRGIGGVSGGAGNDKIFINDGTKFTGGSILGDGGATLDPINGPGNDQITISGTNTVLDNVNIDTGDANAVGGAKDTVKIEDAQLKYTNIRSGNGNDEITITGNANLTGGYNRSGSGDDTITVSGNAILNNTYLQGEQGSDTITISGNVKAKGGNFNTGAGADDKIEIKDNAELDGTTLQFEGGKSTDKATLNVTGNAVLKDVSIQASSSLGEQYMNFHQSGEAKVKSLMGSQNKDVIDIAGDFTYTNVNHLQTHGGDDEIKMHGGATVKVSVDMGDGKDTLTIDNATFKDSLVNMDGGNDEININAGANLTGTRIYTGDGNDTVNVRGGTFSEAEIGLDKGKNEVNIESGAVFGDQDPSLFYGEHKTYIRSDHRASQNSEDTINVKAGATVKNAEIQTYGGEDTLNIDGTVINSNIKLGSGNDTVSIGKNASIDGSSTIDGGAGYDTLKVADGSIDFSRVKNFEKLDLTQGNNNINLSAKDVLDMTDSNNKLRIDGDNGDNVTLQGWIKDTNLTSDGYTVYTKVEGSHTVTLEIKDVVVHEI
- a CDS encoding ABC transporter substrate-binding protein, producing the protein MRKIISVLLLLAATLGALEFTDQSGNKLYFDRSVKSVALFPVPLASFSLSVENNVSRLASVHPMAKKNIERGMLGKMIKGAASIPAGGIGEDFTPNIEELLKLSPDLVVQWGMRGEKIIEPLRKVGLNVALVNLSGTEEDPLFWFGMLGKIYEKEQRAEQILQNRAEVRAKIENFVKVLSKKPKVLFIFGRDKSYEAAGGGTYFDYEIKLSGGVNAANFGGFRILNKEEILAQNPDVILLSNFDELTPRDFFNDKILKNVKAVKQKAVYKMPLGGDMWEPPTGESHLGWAWFSVLFSGQAHINLKEEMKKSYKLLYDYDLSDDEIAQILRFDLNGESKFYELFR
- a CDS encoding FecCD family ABC transporter permease, producing the protein MKKYLFLSLLLVFAVVFSLLAGRISIDGLIDYYQNDKETLYALIFDLRLPRLIAAFLIGASLSAAGVIFQAMFANPLVSPNILGVGSGAGFGAVVCILAFGSPVATQIGAFVFGFLAVMIAYALGVLANKNSKLMLVLAGIITGAIFEALISVVKYVADTQEKLPSIVYWLMGSLSAISWSDVAALAPVCISGLVLLSLMGWKLNILSLGGEHASILGESKFLGFIFIILATLITAASVAIAGIIGWVGLLMPHVTRLIYGSDNSQLVPISAILGGIFLMLTDVAARSVSSAEIPLSILTALIGAPMIGVIIVKKGKRWS
- a CDS encoding type VI secretion system Vgr family protein, whose amino-acid sequence is MDFLNINKKKLDIKNKNNEIVGVDKKSKYGDATRAIKATGGAFGTIAGPGGFVYEKAADMAERQIDITKDKDYREFKEIKKMDQVEWFKNYRNLTDTDIEMFEKVLQQEEENEKRLKEQQMDKNLTSPTSSLTKPVMLASSNSVATDGFVDYGVSNDTFSTLQIANESNDKFIVTRADIYENLESIFSIECFAYINLVKNPLYENLDTIYNNDKSYSSIYKYLDKSIKLSIKRPSSTNKNIVPDGSSNDMHFSGIVSDVEYLGVDDETSTNIDKKYFFKFKLTSPLYRLSINRANRIYTDQSILEVVKDILAFNKQRLTKELDFSNIKNNYNKREFIAQYNESDLAFITRLCHDSGIYFYEDNERIYFHDTFILAYSNQNENFTSSDTSSGKEARKVSFNVNLNNNLATEHINKITKSETLKANSFTHSFQNTAYPNVLESKNEKIFDEQVNIYDKHINLDEYSFSDTSLLEVSTYLKKLRSDMLLKEFTASSNVFALNLNDNISVAIDASKSEYEFKIIALKHTYIDESVLENTLNLGDNVPFKDKKFISSYTNEISIIPSSVKFVPSYKQKPKAPDITLGLVVGQDGLNSQNNTIHTDSYGRVKVRLNAFSTQEIIDKDDAINASYHKSAYLRVITPIASNSSGFFAIPRIGDEVIISFLQNDIDNPVVSGSLYNASNTPLVNVDSNYHQTSLSSKTIGANETGINEITLSNLKNKEQIYVKAEKDYDELVNNDFSQTILNDKSSQVHGSYTERVKKAHIQTIDLAKNVNVGGEYLTTVGLSKDTVVGVSNTLNVAIDNNTRVGQDSHEFVGHDKFVEVKSNLNTTIHNDEMKEVKGTKEQNIDGGYKLNSQKGINEFSNEHIVLQANSYIDINAKSNFTTKTAAQHTEIADSKFSNIETTYEVNAKDKIIHQVGSTKVMIEGSSVVIEVAGVKAIFDSRGLRVIGGDIKAL
- a CDS encoding ABC transporter ATP-binding protein → MVLSVENLSFSYGAKQILQNLSLSLKSGETLAILGPNGIGKSTFLKIILGLLKVKSGQILIDGRDHASLGSKERAKLVGYVPQSENIAFSFKVKDLILMGVNANVGMFSRPSAEDRAMAEEAARIAGISEYLNLNVDELSGGMMQLALIARSLVLRPKILIMDEPTSYLDVFHQNAVLSLIKKLNSERKTCVIFTSHHPDHALAAADKTLLLNGPLGYEFGATDQILKGENLTKLFGIDFINLNVEDKRRLLVRWNID